One region of Glycine max cultivar Williams 82 chromosome 9, Glycine_max_v4.0, whole genome shotgun sequence genomic DNA includes:
- the LOC100794219 gene encoding LOB domain-containing protein 4, with protein MKEGGGRKQGAASPCAACKLLRRRCAQDCVFAPYFPADEPQKFANVHKVFGASNVNKMLQDLPMHQRGDAVSSMVYEANARVRDPVYGCVGAISSLQQQIDVLQTQLARAQAEVAHLRVRQNRCFSNHGLRPTSPTHSGFPSSKTLDSHAKPIFDIDMVDQASYGGSMWS; from the exons ATGAAGGAAGGTGGTGGTAGAAAGCAAGGTGCAGCCTCACCTTGTGCTGCATGCAAGCTTCTGAGGAGAAGGTGTGCTCAGGATTGTGTTTTTGCTCCATATTTTCCAGCAGATGAACCACAAAAGTTTGCAAATGTGCACAAGGTGTTTGGTGCTAGCAATGTCAACAAGATGCTTCAG GACCTACCGATGCATCAACGAGGGGATGCAGTGAGTAGCATGGTGTATGAGGCCAATGCCAGAGTCCGAGACCCTGTTTATGGGTGTGTTGGGGCCATCTCTTCGCTTCAGCAACAGATTGATGTGTTACAGACCCAATTGGCCCGGGCCCAGGCTGAGGTGGCCCATCTTCGGGTGAGACAAAACAGATGCTTTTCCAATCATGGGCTTAGGCCCACTAGCCCAACCCATAGTGGGTTTCCATCATCCAAGACCTTGGACTCACATGCCAAGCCTATTTTTGACATAGACATGGTGGACCAGGCCAGCTATGGTGGTTCAATGTGGTCATGA